In Erigeron canadensis isolate Cc75 chromosome 7, C_canadensis_v1, whole genome shotgun sequence, one DNA window encodes the following:
- the LOC122607610 gene encoding probable rhamnogalacturonate lyase B, which produces MYLHYYFLFLSALSFHIFSPDKLYVTRAQRSDMDAIGVTLTFQENHVVMSNGLVQITLSNPEGHITGIQYNAIDNLLEVMNDESNRGYWDVVWSPPDSVKTKGTLERLGGTGCEVIVETEDQVELSFSRTWNSSLEGKLVPLKIDKRYILLRGSSGFYTYAIYEHLEEWPSFNLDNTRVAFKLRKDKFHYMANSDDRQRKMPSPDDRLPGRGEELAYPEAVLLVNPVEPEFTGEVDDKYQYAVELKDLRVHGWICMDPLVGFWQITPSNEFRVGGPIKPELNSHVGPTTLAVLSSTHYGGSELVLKFSEKESWKKVFGPIFIYLNTISDGEDPHTLWDDANNQMSTEVKHWPYDFVTSNEFQSAQQRGSVSGRLLVQDRFISSGDCISANGAYVGLAPPGDVGSWQRECKKYQFWTETNEEGYFTIKNVIIGEYNLYGWVPGFIGDYHNFTIINITSGVNINMGDLIYEPPRAGPTLWEIGFPDRLAAEFYIPDPDPKYANSFLLNKSNRFRQYGLWDRYQEIYPNDDLVYTVGESDYTKDFFFAHVLRTNGMNKYDKTTWTLKFNLNTVNESETYILRLALASVHQSNLQVRVNDLNTSSLFSTGIIGGDNAIARHGIHGIYWLFNIEIPGICLYSNGENSIYLTQVHNESRFQGVMYDYIRLEAPLTSIINKIS; this is translated from the exons ATGTATCTTCACTACTACTTCCTCTTTCTCTCTGCTTTGAGCTTTCATATATTTTCTCCag ATAAATTATATGTAACAAGAGCTCAACGATCCGACATGGATGCCATTGGGGTGACCCTAACCTTTCAAGAGAATCAT GTAGTAATGAGTAATGGCTTGGTCCAAATCACTCTCTCAAATCCGGAAGGGCATATCACGGGCATACAGTACAATGCAATCGATAATTTGCTAGAAGTAATGAATGATGAAAGTAATCGAGG ATATTGGGATGTTGTTTGGAGTCCACCTGATAGTGTTAAGACTAAAGGAACCTTGGAAAG ACTTGGTGGGACAGGTTGTGAAGTTATAGTTGAAACCGAGGATCAAGTTGAACTCTCGTTCTCAAGAACATGGAATTCTTCCCTTGAAGGCAAATTAGTCCCTCTTAAAATCGACAAAAG GTATATTTTGCTCCGTGGGTCGTCAGGCTTTTACACCTATGCAATTTACGAACATTTAGAAGAATGGCCGAGTTTCAATCTTGATAATACAAGAGTTGCTTTCAAGCTTAGAAAAGACAA GTTTCATTATATGGCAAATTCTGATGACCGACAAAGGAAAATGCCTTCACCAGATGATCGATTGCCCGGAAGAGGGGAAGAATTAGCATACCCTGAGGCAGTCCTGCTTGTTAATCCTGTGGAGCCTGAATTCACAGGAGAG GTGGATGATAAATATCAATATGCCGTTGAGTTAAAGGATCTTCGAGTCCATGGATGGATATGTATGGATCCTCTGGTGGGGTTCTGGCAAATTACACCAAGTAACGAGTTCAGAGTAGGTGGTCCCATCAAACCAGAGTTAAATTCGCACGTTGGACCAACAACACTCGCC GTTTTATCAAGTACACACTATGGTGGAAGTGAATTGGTGCTAAAATTTAGTGAGAAAGAGTCATGGAAGAAAGTCTTTGGCCCGATTTTTATATACCTCAATACTATTTCGGATGGAGAAGACCCTCATACGCTTTGGGATGATGCCAACAACCAG ATGTCCACAGAAGTCAAACATTGGCCATATGACTTTGTCACTTCAAATGAATTCCAATCAGCTCAACAACGGGGTTCTGTTAGTGGTAGATTACTGGTCCAAGATAG GTTTATAAGTAGTGGTGATTGTATATCTGCAAATGGCGCTTACGTTGGGTTAGCACCACCAGGTGACGTAGGATCATGGCAAAGAGAATGCAAG AAATACCAATTCTGGACCGAAACAAATGAGGAAGGTTATTTTACTATAAAGAACGTAATTATCGGTGAATACAATCTATATGGTTGGGTCCCTGGATTTATTGGGGACTAtcataattttacaattatcaATATCACTTCAG GAGTAAATATTAATATGGGTGATCTGATATACGAGCCCCCAAGAGCTGGTCCAACCTTATGGGAGATCGGGTTTCCAGATCGTTTGGCAGCAGAATTTTACATCCCTGATCCTGACCCAAAATATGCCAACAGTTTTCTTCTCAATAAATCTAACAG GTTTAGACAGTACGGTTTATGGGACAGATATCAAGAGATATATCCAAACGACGATTTAGTTTATACAGTTGGAGAGAGTGATTATACGAAAGATTTCTTCTTTGCCCATGTTCTCAG GACAAATGGTATGAACAAATATGACAAGACAACATGGACACTCAAATTTAACCTTAACACTGTGAACGAGAGTGAAACATATATACTTAGATTAGCCCTTGCGTCCGTACATCAGTCTAATTTGCAG GTACGTGTTAATGATTTAAACACAAGCTCTTTGTTTTCTACTGGGATAATCGGTGGAGACAATGCAATAGCAAGACATGGAATACACGGTATATATTGGTTATTCAATATCGAGATACCAGGCATCTGTTTATACTCTAATGGAGAAAATTCAATCTACTTAACACAAGTACACAATGAGAGTCGTTTTCAAGGGGTAATGTACGACTACATTCGTTTAGAAGCACCTTTGACTTccattataaacaaaatctctTAG